The Eurosta solidaginis isolate ZX-2024a chromosome 4, ASM4086904v1, whole genome shotgun sequence genome includes a window with the following:
- the LOC137251332 gene encoding uncharacterized protein yields the protein MDISNSQQKNDGVELITEPGYTWKELQENVINTCLKKKCDFLLTDKLNTEDVYKKIYDILKTELNLDEITTLFVIVGTLYFIEATPENMEWRVQLLQKTFNYTDTLSPMHLHLATKRLWLNLKRKDTDVFNILELCNQMVIISETARAISICLMWIILSEITETPSDMYCFRQFSKLLEMLNNIDSETLQEEDNTKIVYILVRVLSFLINVTLCDAQNEDIIKAGYRMYFKYTSPSLKKLHEWCENFKKTIESCPKPKQIQSDWDLRMMITEHISFNIINVLQDRIEHMSTPDYS from the exons ATGGATATATCAAATTCACAACAAAAGAATGACGGTGTGGAATTGATAACTGAGCCTGGATATACCTGGAAAGAGTTGCAGGAAAACGTTATTAATACATGTCTTAAGAAAAAGTGTGATTTCCTATTGACCGATAAACTCAACACGGAGGAT gtgtataaaaaaatatatgatatACTAAAGACCGAATTGAACTTGGATGAAATAACTACACTTTTCGTAATTGTGGGCACATTATATTTCATAGAAGCCACTCCGGAGAATATGGAATGGCGCGTACAACTCCTACAGAAAACATTTAACTACACAGATACGCTCAGTCCGATGCAT CTACATTTGGCAACCAAACGCCTATGGCTAAATCTAAAAAGGAAGGATACAGATGTATTTAATATACTTGAGCTATGCAATCAAATGGTAATTATTAGCGAAACTGCAAGGGCTATTTCTATTTGTCTTATGTGGATCATATTGTCAGAAATAACAGAAACTCCTAGTGATATGTATTGTTTTCGACAG TTCTCGAAATTGTTAGAAATGTTGAATAACATAGATAGTGAAACATTACAAGAGGAAGATAATACAAAAATCGTTTATATTTTAGTACGTGTTTTAAGTTTTCTTATTAACGTTACACTATGTGACGCCCAAAATGAGGACATTATTAAGGCCGGTTATCGCATGTACTTCAAATATACATCACCCAGTTTAAAGAAACTACATGAATGGTGTGAGAATTTCAAAAAGACAATTGAATCATGTccgaaaccaaaacaaattcaaTCTGATTGGGATTTACGGATGATG ATCACTGAGCATATAAGCTTCAACATAATTAATGTACTTCAAGACAGAATAGAACACATGAGTACACCGGATTATTCTTAG